Proteins from a single region of Nitratidesulfovibrio sp.:
- the gpmA gene encoding 2,3-diphosphoglycerate-dependent phosphoglycerate mutase — protein MHTLVLLRHGQSAWNLENRFTGWTDVDLSPEGEQEARDAARLLADEGLSFDVCHTSVLTRAIRTLYIVQHEMGLSWLPVHKHWRLNERHYGGLQGLDKAETAARFGEEQVFEWRRSYDTPPPPLPPDDPRNPAGDARYAGLAPDVLPASESLKETVARVLPYWHDVIAPQVLAGRRVLVAAHGNSLRALVMHLDGMTPDAVTKLNIPTGLPLVYTLDGTLHPLGHRYLGDPTVAEAKAKAVAAQGAARK, from the coding sequence ATGCATACGCTGGTACTTCTGCGCCACGGGCAAAGCGCGTGGAACCTGGAAAACCGCTTCACCGGCTGGACGGACGTGGACCTTTCGCCCGAGGGCGAGCAGGAGGCGCGCGATGCCGCCCGCCTGCTGGCGGACGAAGGGCTGTCCTTCGACGTCTGCCACACTTCGGTGCTTACCCGGGCCATCCGCACCCTGTACATCGTGCAGCACGAAATGGGGCTGTCCTGGCTGCCGGTGCACAAGCACTGGCGGCTCAACGAGCGCCACTACGGCGGGCTGCAAGGGCTGGACAAGGCGGAAACCGCCGCCCGCTTCGGCGAGGAACAGGTATTCGAATGGCGGCGCAGCTACGACACCCCGCCGCCGCCCCTGCCACCCGACGACCCGCGCAACCCCGCCGGGGACGCCCGCTACGCGGGCCTTGCCCCCGACGTGCTGCCCGCCAGCGAAAGCCTGAAGGAAACCGTGGCCCGCGTGCTGCCCTACTGGCACGACGTCATCGCGCCGCAGGTGCTGGCCGGGCGGCGGGTGTTGGTGGCCGCCCATGGCAACAGCCTGCGCGCCCTGGTCATGCACCTGGACGGGATGACCCCGGACGCCGTCACCAAGCTGAACATCCCCACCGGGTTGCCGCTGGTCTACACGCTGGACGGCACACTGCACCCGCTGGGCCACCGTTACCTTGGCGACCCGACAGTGGCCGAGGCCAAGGCCAAGGCCGTGGCGGCGCAGGGCGCGGCGCGGAAATAG
- a CDS encoding sigma-54 dependent transcriptional regulator, which yields MHARILIIDDEDGIRFSLRGILEDEGFEVLEAPSGEDGLALLARETPDLVFLDIWMPGMDGLAVLDQLHAQRPDLPVIMISGHGTIETAVTAIRKGAHDFIEKPLSLEKVLIAAQRALEYGDLRRENEALRDSLPTAHADEMNGRSPVMETLRGQIARVAPTDAWVLITGENGTGKELAARAIHAGSRRADRPLVAVNCAAIPEELIESELFGHEKGAFTGADAAKAGKFEMAHKGTLFLDEIGDMSLKTQAKILRILQEQQFERVGGHRTMRVDVRVIAATNKNLEDEIAAGTFREDLYYRLRVFPLVLPPLREREGDVPLLMDLFAQRLARDYGVRPATFAPDAQEALAHYPWPGNVRELRNFVERMLILHAGQEVTRGMLPPEFLPRPGAGMNGGAGAGARAACAAGTVSGQGSDPGSSQPDHLADMAALLAPGMDLKAARAAFEAQYLAARLAECGGNVTRLAEAVGIERSHLYRKLKGYNIQTAD from the coding sequence ATGCACGCCCGCATCCTGATCATCGACGACGAAGACGGCATCCGCTTTTCCCTGCGCGGCATTCTCGAAGACGAAGGCTTCGAGGTGCTCGAGGCCCCCAGCGGCGAGGACGGCCTGGCCCTGCTGGCCCGCGAGACCCCCGACCTGGTGTTCCTGGACATCTGGATGCCCGGCATGGACGGCCTGGCCGTGCTGGATCAACTGCACGCCCAGCGCCCCGACCTGCCGGTGATCATGATTTCCGGCCACGGCACCATCGAAACGGCGGTCACCGCCATCCGCAAGGGTGCGCACGACTTCATCGAAAAGCCCCTGTCGCTGGAAAAAGTGCTCATCGCCGCGCAGCGGGCCCTGGAATACGGCGACCTGCGCCGCGAGAACGAGGCCCTGCGCGACAGCCTGCCCACGGCCCACGCCGATGAAATGAACGGCCGCTCGCCGGTGATGGAAACCCTGCGCGGGCAGATCGCGCGGGTGGCCCCCACCGACGCCTGGGTGCTCATCACCGGAGAAAACGGCACCGGCAAGGAACTGGCGGCGCGGGCCATCCACGCGGGCAGCCGCCGGGCCGACCGCCCCCTGGTGGCCGTGAACTGCGCGGCCATTCCGGAAGAACTCATCGAAAGCGAACTGTTCGGGCACGAGAAGGGCGCCTTCACCGGGGCGGATGCTGCCAAGGCGGGCAAGTTCGAAATGGCCCACAAGGGCACGCTGTTCCTGGACGAAATCGGCGACATGAGCCTGAAGACCCAGGCCAAGATATTGCGCATCCTGCAGGAACAACAGTTCGAACGGGTGGGCGGCCACCGCACCATGCGCGTGGATGTGCGCGTCATCGCCGCCACCAACAAGAACCTGGAAGACGAAATCGCCGCCGGGACCTTTCGCGAGGACCTGTACTACCGGCTGCGGGTGTTCCCGCTGGTGCTGCCCCCCCTGCGCGAACGCGAGGGCGACGTGCCCCTGCTCATGGACCTGTTCGCGCAGCGCCTGGCCCGCGACTACGGCGTGCGCCCGGCCACCTTCGCTCCCGACGCGCAAGAGGCGCTGGCGCACTATCCGTGGCCCGGCAACGTGCGCGAGCTGCGCAACTTCGTAGAACGCATGCTGATCCTGCACGCGGGGCAGGAGGTAACACGGGGCATGCTGCCCCCGGAATTCCTGCCCCGGCCCGGGGCGGGCATGAACGGTGGCGCGGGGGCGGGGGCAAGGGCAGCGTGCGCAGCCGGGACCGTTTCCGGCCAGGGATCCGATCCGGGTTCGTCCCAGCCGGACCACCTGGCCGACATGGCCGCCCTGCTGGCCCCCGGCATGGACCTGAAGGCGGCCCGCGCTGCCTTCGAGGCGCAATACCTGGCCGCGCGCCTTGCGGAGTGCGGCGGCAACGTCACCCGGCTGGCCGAGGCCGTGGGCATCGAGCGCAGCCATCTGTACCGCAAGCTGAAGGGGTACAACATCCAGACGGCCGACTGA
- a CDS encoding HD domain-containing phosphohydrolase, with amino-acid sequence MAYCKILLVEDEPVSALDMRRRLRSLGYGEPVLATSGEQAVEVARAEKPDLVLMDIVLGAGMDGIDAAGRILAQHAVPVIYMTAHEDPETLQRAKITEPFGYLLKPFEDRDLRTSIEMALYKHQMDHETRRKERWFATTLRSIADAVLTVDRHGRITYINASAEAMTGADHHTCIDRHFADHVDIRPNGNGHGLQDPNDLLAQPLPSAVPPAPAGLPGLSEMSGLSGLSGVSGLPASTGAFTSPAHSGPTAMTEAFVHGPDGRAHPIEMSASPLADPDGHRVGTVLVFRDITERRQSEAALRRSVEDLRRTLRQTVSALATASEKRDPYTAGHQARVAELAHAMAVRVGLSGERLEGLRVAGMLHDIGKIHIPAEILAKPTRLSDLEMGIMRTHSQVGYDILKEIEFPWPVAQIVLQHHERLDGTGYPNGLSDEAILPEARILAVADVVEAMSSHRPYRASLGLGPALAEIAAGRGTRYDRNMVDVCVSLFHDGFILS; translated from the coding sequence ATGGCATACTGCAAGATACTACTGGTCGAGGACGAACCCGTTTCGGCGCTGGACATGCGCCGCAGGCTGCGGTCGCTCGGCTACGGCGAACCGGTGCTGGCCACCAGCGGCGAGCAGGCCGTGGAAGTGGCCCGTGCCGAAAAGCCCGACCTCGTGCTGATGGACATCGTGCTCGGCGCGGGCATGGACGGCATTGATGCCGCCGGGCGCATTCTGGCCCAGCACGCCGTGCCCGTCATCTACATGACCGCGCACGAGGATCCGGAAACCCTGCAACGCGCCAAGATCACCGAGCCCTTCGGCTACCTGCTGAAGCCCTTCGAAGACCGCGACCTGCGCACGAGCATCGAGATGGCGCTGTACAAGCACCAGATGGATCACGAAACCCGGCGCAAGGAACGCTGGTTCGCCACCACCCTGCGCTCCATCGCCGACGCGGTGCTCACCGTGGACCGCCACGGCCGCATCACTTACATCAACGCCAGTGCCGAAGCCATGACCGGTGCAGACCACCATACCTGCATCGATCGCCATTTCGCGGACCACGTGGACATCCGGCCCAACGGCAACGGGCACGGCCTGCAAGACCCCAACGACCTGCTGGCCCAGCCTTTGCCGAGTGCCGTCCCCCCCGCCCCTGCGGGCCTGCCGGGCCTGTCGGAAATGTCGGGCCTGTCGGGCCTGTCGGGAGTGTCGGGGCTGCCCGCCTCCACGGGTGCCTTCACTTCCCCCGCGCACTCGGGGCCGACGGCCATGACCGAAGCCTTCGTGCACGGCCCTGATGGCCGCGCGCACCCCATAGAGATGAGCGCCTCGCCCCTGGCCGACCCCGATGGACACCGGGTGGGAACGGTGCTGGTGTTCCGCGACATCACCGAACGCCGCCAGTCGGAGGCGGCCCTGCGCCGCAGCGTCGAGGACTTGCGCCGTACCCTGCGCCAGACCGTTTCCGCCCTGGCCACCGCCTCCGAAAAGCGCGACCCGTATACGGCGGGCCACCAGGCGCGCGTGGCGGAACTGGCCCACGCCATGGCCGTGCGGGTGGGCCTTTCGGGCGAACGGCTGGAAGGACTGCGCGTGGCGGGCATGCTGCACGACATCGGCAAAATCCACATCCCGGCGGAAATTCTGGCCAAGCCCACTCGCCTGTCCGACCTGGAAATGGGCATCATGCGCACCCACAGCCAGGTGGGCTACGACATCCTGAAGGAAATCGAATTCCCCTGGCCGGTGGCCCAGATCGTGCTGCAACACCACGAGCGGCTGGACGGCACCGGCTACCCCAACGGCCTTTCGGACGAGGCCATCCTGCCCGAGGCGCGCATCCTGGCCGTGGCCGACGTGGTGGAGGCCATGTCCTCGCACCGTCCCTACCGCGCCTCGCTGGGGCTGGGCCCGGCCCTGGCGGAGATTGCCGCCGGGCGCGGCACGCGGTACGACCGCAACATGGTGGACGTGTGCGTCAGCCTGTTCCACGACGGCTTCATCCTTTCCTGA
- a CDS encoding TIGR01777 family oxidoreductase, which produces MHVVILGGSGFIGSALARALLARGDAVTVPSRAPRATGTQGVVHAPWNGRDPEPLARLLENAQAVVNLLGENIAGGRWTPQRKARIVDSRVAAGQAVAAALGAMNGAGLPAVLVQASAVGYYGAWPDMATAPRCGEGDPPGAGFLAETCARWEASSAPAQTMGVRRCIIRSGVVLGAGGALERMLPAFRAWLGGPLGTGRQAFPWIHLADEVGAILHLLDSPACSGPYNLAAPQAVDNAGFTAELNRVMRRPAWLPALPAPAFVLRLVIGQLAEEALLAGQVAPPDRLADCGYAFRFPTLHAALADLLAA; this is translated from the coding sequence ATGCACGTCGTCATCCTTGGCGGCTCGGGCTTCATCGGTTCGGCCCTTGCCCGTGCCCTTCTGGCACGGGGCGATGCGGTCACCGTGCCTTCGCGCGCGCCGCGCGCCACCGGCACGCAAGGCGTCGTCCATGCCCCCTGGAACGGTCGCGACCCGGAACCGCTGGCCCGCCTGCTGGAGAACGCCCAGGCGGTGGTCAACCTGCTGGGCGAGAACATTGCCGGTGGCCGCTGGACCCCGCAGCGCAAGGCACGCATCGTGGACAGCCGCGTGGCGGCGGGACAGGCCGTGGCCGCTGCGCTGGGCGCCATGAACGGTGCCGGGCTTCCGGCGGTGCTGGTGCAGGCTTCGGCGGTGGGGTATTATGGCGCCTGGCCCGACATGGCCACCGCCCCGCGCTGCGGCGAAGGCGACCCGCCCGGGGCCGGATTTCTGGCGGAAACCTGCGCCCGGTGGGAGGCTTCGTCCGCCCCGGCCCAGACCATGGGCGTGCGGCGCTGCATCATCCGCAGCGGGGTGGTGCTGGGCGCCGGGGGCGCGTTGGAGCGCATGCTGCCCGCGTTCCGGGCTTGGCTGGGCGGTCCGCTGGGCACCGGCAGGCAAGCGTTCCCGTGGATACACCTGGCGGACGAGGTGGGGGCCATCCTGCACCTGCTGGATAGCCCGGCCTGCTCCGGCCCGTACAACCTTGCCGCGCCGCAGGCCGTGGACAACGCCGGGTTCACGGCGGAACTGAACCGCGTTATGAGGCGCCCGGCCTGGCTGCCCGCGCTTCCCGCGCCCGCCTTCGTCCTGCGGCTGGTCATTGGTCAACTGGCGGAAGAAGCCCTGCTGGCCGGACAGGTGGCCCCGCCGGACCGGCTGGCCGATTGCGGCTACGCGTTCCGGTTCCCCACGTTGCACGCAGCGCTGGCGGACCTGCTGGCGGCCTGA
- a CDS encoding ATP-binding protein: protein MARRTVTPDQPSGQPNGQPPAGQPNGHDAVGASAPPNPHDATDFPRIIRVSPTDSRERKRRQREIYVAAGVLVGMLVATWVELNLFGVDSYVFLVLLNINFILLLVVLFIVLRNGVKLILERRRRVFGSHLRTRLVLAFMALSLVPTVIMFLASNRVVGTSVDYWFNNQVEISLDSALDVGRSFYTASADRLRARGESIVAEIADRHLTWGGQAMDALLERKRKEYGLSLTGVVTPGQVEQNWHAPPDLAPTWKEARRRIAWDQAASQRYVSLLWKGESADYVFGVLAVDGGRTGYLVVGESIGEGVMLKLERIAQGFDDYKKLKTLKRPLKVSFLFILAVLSVLIILGAIWFGFRLSKELTAPILALAEGTERIARGDLAFRLEDVSTDELGLLVRSFNRMAEDLSVSRTRLTDVNEMLALQNVEIGERSRYIATVLDNITAGVISFGPDDRVATINAAACTMFGVEPRDIVGRDPRELLSDEDAALNREMLDEVRLRPGRRWQRQVEYGKGDRALKLLLTAVSLTTPEGEYRGAVAVFEDITELERMQRMAAWREVARRIAHEIKNPLTPIKLSAQRLERKFAGTVNDPVFGQCTDLIVRQVEHLQQMVEEFSAFAKLPEVTPRPGNLTPLLEELTALFRNSHSYISWTLDIPAPLPVLPMDQEALHRAFLNILTNAAEVLQGRDDGAVTITAVHNTALNLVRVDVADNGPGLTPEERSRLFEPYFSRKKGGTGLGLTIVKSVVSDHRGYVRAHAAPRAQRASGTPVTPGTVVTVELPVA from the coding sequence ATGGCCCGCCGTACCGTAACGCCCGACCAGCCCTCCGGACAGCCGAACGGTCAGCCGCCAGCCGGACAGCCGAACGGGCACGATGCCGTCGGTGCCTCCGCCCCGCCAAATCCGCACGACGCCACGGACTTTCCGCGCATCATCCGGGTAAGCCCCACCGATTCGCGTGAACGCAAGCGCCGCCAGCGCGAAATCTACGTGGCGGCGGGCGTGCTGGTGGGCATGCTGGTGGCCACCTGGGTCGAACTGAACCTGTTCGGCGTCGATTCCTACGTCTTCCTCGTCTTGCTGAACATCAACTTCATCCTGTTGCTGGTGGTGCTGTTCATCGTGCTGCGCAACGGGGTCAAGCTGATCCTCGAACGGCGCCGCCGGGTGTTCGGATCGCACCTGCGTACCCGGTTGGTGCTGGCCTTCATGGCCCTGTCCCTGGTGCCCACGGTAATCATGTTCCTGGCATCAAACCGGGTGGTGGGCACCTCGGTGGACTACTGGTTCAACAATCAGGTGGAAATCTCGCTGGACAGCGCGCTGGACGTGGGGCGCAGCTTCTACACCGCCTCCGCCGACCGGCTGCGCGCGCGCGGCGAATCCATCGTGGCCGAAATAGCCGACCGCCACCTGACCTGGGGCGGTCAGGCCATGGACGCCCTGCTGGAACGCAAACGCAAGGAATACGGCCTGTCGCTGACCGGGGTCGTCACCCCCGGCCAGGTGGAGCAGAACTGGCACGCCCCGCCGGACCTGGCACCCACCTGGAAAGAGGCACGCCGCAGGATAGCCTGGGACCAGGCGGCCTCGCAGCGCTATGTGTCGCTGCTGTGGAAGGGTGAGAGCGCCGACTATGTCTTCGGGGTGCTGGCCGTTGACGGTGGTCGCACCGGCTACCTTGTGGTGGGCGAATCCATCGGCGAGGGGGTGATGCTGAAGCTCGAGCGCATCGCCCAGGGCTTCGACGACTACAAGAAACTGAAGACACTGAAGCGCCCGTTGAAGGTCTCGTTCCTGTTCATCCTCGCGGTGCTCAGCGTGCTGATCATCCTGGGCGCCATCTGGTTCGGTTTCCGGCTGTCCAAGGAACTTACCGCGCCCATCCTGGCCCTGGCAGAAGGCACCGAGCGCATCGCGCGGGGCGACCTGGCCTTCCGGCTGGAGGACGTGTCCACCGACGAACTGGGTCTGCTGGTGCGCTCGTTCAACCGCATGGCCGAAGACCTTTCCGTCAGCCGCACCCGGCTCACCGACGTGAACGAAATGCTGGCCCTGCAAAACGTGGAGATAGGCGAACGCAGCCGGTACATCGCCACCGTGCTCGACAACATCACGGCGGGGGTGATCTCGTTCGGGCCGGACGACCGGGTGGCCACCATCAACGCCGCCGCCTGCACCATGTTCGGGGTGGAACCCAGGGACATCGTGGGCCGCGACCCCCGGGAACTGCTTTCCGACGAAGACGCGGCCCTGAACCGCGAGATGCTGGACGAGGTGCGCTTGCGCCCCGGCCGCCGCTGGCAGCGCCAGGTTGAATACGGCAAGGGCGACCGCGCCCTGAAGCTGCTGCTGACCGCCGTCAGCCTTACCACCCCCGAAGGCGAGTACCGGGGCGCGGTGGCCGTGTTCGAGGACATCACCGAACTGGAACGCATGCAGCGCATGGCCGCCTGGCGCGAGGTGGCGCGGCGCATCGCCCACGAGATCAAGAACCCCCTCACCCCCATCAAGCTTTCCGCCCAGCGGCTGGAGCGCAAGTTCGCCGGCACCGTGAACGACCCGGTGTTCGGACAGTGCACCGACCTCATCGTGCGCCAGGTGGAGCACCTGCAACAAATGGTGGAGGAATTCTCGGCCTTCGCCAAGCTGCCGGAGGTAACCCCCAGACCCGGCAACCTTACCCCGCTGCTGGAGGAACTGACCGCCCTGTTCCGCAACAGCCACAGCTACATCTCGTGGACGCTGGACATCCCCGCGCCGCTGCCGGTACTGCCCATGGACCAGGAAGCGCTGCACCGGGCCTTCCTGAACATCCTGACCAACGCGGCAGAGGTGCTGCAAGGCCGCGATGACGGCGCGGTGACCATCACCGCCGTGCACAACACGGCCCTGAACCTGGTGCGGGTGGACGTGGCCGACAACGGCCCCGGCCTGACGCCGGAAGAGCGTTCGCGCCTGTTCGAGCCCTATTTCTCGCGCAAGAAGGGTGGCACCGGCCTTGGCCTGACCATCGTGAAGTCGGTGGTCTCGGACCATCGCGGCTACGTGCGCGCCCATGCCGCCCCCCGCGCACAGCGCGCCTCCGGTACCCCTGTTACTCCCGGTACCGTTGTCACCGTCGAGCTTCCTGTGGCATAA
- a CDS encoding DUF4390 domain-containing protein, whose product MPPHSQLRHSPHQPHRPAPVRPFGVRALSAPGGLAAPLLLFALLALFLLPAPPLAQAAPPRQFVLDTFAIETRDGTLVLRLGVGVDDPDGLRDLLKDGAEMELRGTATLTRRRGVLPDVTLAEKAFACVLRHDTLTREFELRLEGREAPWRDKNLTRLLEGTWKRLVLPLAPIAELEKGEPHRVSLALSLRHTDVPPWLSRTLFFWSWEVVPDATFTQDFTY is encoded by the coding sequence ATGCCGCCGCACTCCCAGCTTCGCCATTCCCCCCATCAGCCGCACCGGCCCGCTCCGGTCCGGCCTTTCGGCGTGCGCGCCTTGTCCGCACCCGGCGGCCTTGCCGCCCCGCTGCTCCTGTTCGCCCTGCTAGCCCTTTTCCTGCTGCCCGCACCCCCGCTGGCGCAGGCCGCGCCCCCCCGCCAGTTCGTGCTCGACACCTTCGCCATCGAAACCCGCGACGGCACCCTGGTGCTGCGCCTGGGCGTGGGCGTGGATGACCCCGACGGCCTGCGTGACCTGCTGAAGGACGGCGCCGAGATGGAACTGCGCGGCACCGCCACGCTCACCCGGCGCCGGGGCGTGCTGCCCGACGTGACCCTGGCGGAAAAGGCCTTTGCCTGCGTCCTGCGGCACGACACCCTGACCCGCGAGTTCGAACTGCGCCTGGAAGGCCGCGAGGCCCCTTGGCGCGACAAGAATCTTACCCGCCTGCTGGAGGGCACCTGGAAGCGCCTGGTGCTGCCGCTGGCCCCCATCGCCGAGCTTGAAAAGGGCGAGCCGCACCGGGTTTCGCTGGCCCTGTCCCTGCGCCATACCGACGTGCCGCCCTGGCTTTCCCGCACCCTGTTCTTCTGGTCCTGGGAAGTCGTGCCCGACGCGACCTTCACGCAGGACTTCACCTACTGA